The nucleotide window CAGCCCGAACTGCGCCAGCCGGCCGGCGTCGGCCGGCTTGCCTTCCATCATCAGTTCGCTGGCCAGCGGCCGCGGCAGTGCGCGCGCAATCTCGTACGAGCCGCCGCCGTCTGGCGTCAGGCCGACCGAGACGTAGGCCATCACGAACTTGGCATCGCGCGCCGCCACCACGAAATCGCAAGCCAGCACCACCGAGAAGCCCGCGCCCGCGGCCGCGCCTTCCACCGCCGCGATGATCGGCTTGGGGAAGGCGTGCAGCGACTCGATCCAGCCGTTCAGCAGCGCGATGCTGTCGGCCTGCACTTGCGGCGGCTGGCTGCGGTTGCCGAGCAGCCGGTTCAGGTTGCCGCCGGCGCAGAAGATGCCGTCGGCGCCGGTGATGACGACCGCGCGCAGCGAGTCATCGGCAGCGGCCTGGTCCAGCGCCGCTTTCGATGCCGCATAGATGTCCGGGTGCAGCGCATTGCGTGCCTCGGGGTTGGAGATGGTCAGCACCAGCGTCGAATCGACGCGTTCGGATAGCAGCTGTGCGGGCATGGGGGCGCTCTGGTTGGGTGCGGTGCTGTTGCGGGATTACTGCTCTTCGGCCAGCAGCGACAGGCCCAGGCCGGCACGGCGCCACAGCCACGGGCTGGGGCGGTAGCGCATGTCGCCGGTCAGCGCTTCCATGTTGCGCAGCGTCTCCAGCACCAGCTGCGGGCCGACCGCATCGCCGAGCGCCAGCGGGCCCTTCGGGTAGCCCAGGCCGAGGTTCACGGCCAAGTCGATGTCCGACGGCGTGGCGATGCGCTGCTGCGCGATGTCGCTGGCGATATTGATGATGCAGCAGAGCACGCGCTGCGCGACGAAGCCGGCCGAGTCGCGGATCACCGTGACCGGCACGCCGTCGCTGGCAAAGAGGCCGTGCGCGGCATCGCGCGCGGCGGCGCTGGTGGCCGGCGTGGTCATCAGCGTGCGGCGCTTGGTGGCCTCGAACGGCAGCAGCGTGTCGATGGCGACGGTGCGGGCCGGGTCCAGGCCCTGTTGCAGCGCGCTGGTGGTGGCGTCCAGGCCCAGCGGCGTGACGATGATCAGCGCGTCGGCCGACGGCTGGTTGCCGCCTTCCGGGGTCACGCCCAGCGCGCCCAGCAGCTTGGTGACCATGGCATGGCCGCGCTCGCTGGCGTGGCTGACCCAGACGCTCGACGGGCGCGCGGCCGGCGCCGCGGCGGCGGCCGGCACCTGCTTCTGGCCATCGGCGTACGAATAGAAACCAGCACCGGCCTTGCGCCCGATCAGCCCGCCGACCGCGCGGATCGCGGTGATCGGCGACGGCCGGTAGCGCGGCTCCTGGTAGAACTGGTTGTAGATCGATTCCATCACCGGATGCGACACGTCCAGCCCGGTCAGGTCCATCAGCTCGAACGGGCCCATGCGGAAGCCGGCCTGCTCGCGCATGATGTTGTCGATATCGGCAAACGCGGCCACGCCTTCCTGCGCCACCTTCAGCCCTTCGATATTCATGCCGCGGCCGGCGTGGTTGACGATAAAGCCCGGCATGTCCTTGCAGCGCACCGGCGTATGGCCCATGCGGCGCGACAGCGCCATTAGCGCATCGCCTACCGCAGGGTTGCCCGACAGGCCGTCGATCACCTCGACCACCTTCATCAGCGGCACCGGGTTGAAGAAGTGGTAGCCGGCGATGCGGCCCGGGTGCTTCGCGCCGACGGCGATCGCCGTGATCGACAGCGACGACGTGTTCGAGGCGATGATGGCGTCCTCGCGCAACACGGCTTCGAGCCTGGCGACCAGGTCGCGCTTGACCTCCAGCTTCTCGACGATGGCTTCGAGCACCATGTCGCAGCCGGCCAGGTCGTCGAGCGCGCCGCAGGGCTTGACGCGGGCCAGCGTGGCCTCGGCGTCGGCGCTGCTGATCTTGCCCTTGTCGGCCAGCCTGGCGAGCGTGTCCTGCAGGTACTTGCGCGCGGCTTCCACCGCCTGCGGGTTGGCGTCGTACAGGTTGACGGTCAGGCCTGCCTGCGCGGCGATCTGCGCGATGCCCCGGCCCATGGCGCCGGTGCCGACGATACCCAGCGTATCGATGGTGAAAGTGCTCATCATTGGTCCCAAAAGTTGTGGTTAAATTAGCACGATCGTACGTTTTTTGCACCTTCCGCGACAGACCGGCGGGGCAGGCGGCGTGCGCTGATCGGCCAGCCGGTTCACTGCAGACCCCGGATGGTCCACAATGCCCCGATCCACGCCACACGATGCGGGGACCCTTCCCATAACGGAGACAGACGACATGCTGAAGCTCTGCGGATTTGCCGCCAGCAACTACTACAA belongs to Cupriavidus taiwanensis and includes:
- a CDS encoding 3-hydroxyacyl-CoA dehydrogenase — translated: MSTFTIDTLGIVGTGAMGRGIAQIAAQAGLTVNLYDANPQAVEAARKYLQDTLARLADKGKISSADAEATLARVKPCGALDDLAGCDMVLEAIVEKLEVKRDLVARLEAVLREDAIIASNTSSLSITAIAVGAKHPGRIAGYHFFNPVPLMKVVEVIDGLSGNPAVGDALMALSRRMGHTPVRCKDMPGFIVNHAGRGMNIEGLKVAQEGVAAFADIDNIMREQAGFRMGPFELMDLTGLDVSHPVMESIYNQFYQEPRYRPSPITAIRAVGGLIGRKAGAGFYSYADGQKQVPAAAAAPAARPSSVWVSHASERGHAMVTKLLGALGVTPEGGNQPSADALIIVTPLGLDATTSALQQGLDPARTVAIDTLLPFEATKRRTLMTTPATSAAARDAAHGLFASDGVPVTVIRDSAGFVAQRVLCCIINIASDIAQQRIATPSDIDLAVNLGLGYPKGPLALGDAVGPQLVLETLRNMEALTGDMRYRPSPWLWRRAGLGLSLLAEEQ
- a CDS encoding oxepin-CoA hydrolase, alternative type, whose translation is MPAQLLSERVDSTLVLTISNPEARNALHPDIYAASKAALDQAAADDSLRAVVITGADGIFCAGGNLNRLLGNRSQPPQVQADSIALLNGWIESLHAFPKPIIAAVEGAAAGAGFSVVLACDFVVAARDAKFVMAYVSVGLTPDGGGSYEIARALPRPLASELMMEGKPADAGRLAQFGLVNRVTEPGQALDEALRLAAGLARQSPHAVGRIKALINHAATASRAEHLLAERDSFVAALHHPDGGEGISAFLEKRKPQYR